The Collibacillus ludicampi region TGACGATATGACCGTATTGGTGGCCAAGATCGAGAGATTCCAACCCGAGTGGTCGACCATCAAGATACCGGGCCTCAAGAAAATCAAACGCAAAAAAGGAGGGAAGCAAAACATCGTTCCTCTGAGTCAAGGATCGCCAACTGCATGAAAGGTGAAGTCTATGTCTCAATCCTTGCGGACATACTGATAGGAAAATGTTTCGCAAGGAGTTGAAAATATGCGGGGAGCACATGAGATTCGACAAATTCTTTTGATAACAGACGGATGTTCCAATCAAGGGGGGGATCCTGTACAAATCGCACGAATGGGCAAGAATTATGGGGTCACTGTGAATGTCATCGGCATCCTAAACAGTGGATCATCCAGATGGCAAGGGGAGCGTGAAGTGTACGGAATCGCGGAAGCAAGTGGAGGCATGTGCCGGATTGTCGAGATACAAGAATTGGCCGGTACCATGCAGATGATGACTCAACAATCGATGCAAATGGCCATTCAGCGAGTCGTGGACAGGGAACTGCTTGCAATCTTAGGCGGAGAGACAAACACCTTACCTCCGCAAAAGCGAATTGAGGTCGCTCGTCTGATCCAAAAAGTGAGCGATGAAGTGTTTCTTCGTCTCGTACTTCTGCTTGATGTTTCCGCATCGATGGACAGCAAATTACCAAAAGTCAGGGAAGCGATACATGATCTCGCCTTAAGTCTAGATGCGCGCGCGGGAGAGCACGAAGTAGCGATTCTCACGTATCCGGGAACGCGAGGTCAATTGGTTACCCGGGTGTGTGACTTCTGTTCGTTCCCTGATCTGAATGGCTTGATGAATCGCTTGTCAGCGTATGGAGTCACACCGACCGGTCCGGCCTTGCAGGAAGCCTTCCATCTGTTTGCCGAAACTGCCGGTGGAATCGTGCGTAGTAGTGAAGAGTCCCTGATGCGGGAGGATGGAAAACATGGGTTTTTCTCATCCTATATCGTTTAAAAGCGATTTCTTGCAACCGGGTCAGAAGATTGTCGGCAGATGGAATCACCGCACGTATCATGTGTTAGGCAAAATCGGTAAAGGAGCGAACGGGGAAGTCTACCTTGTCGAGTTGAACGGGCATCGTTTGGCTCTCAAGATTTCTGCAGACGCTACCAATATCGCCTTAGAGTATCAGGTGCTTCGCGAAATGAGTGAAAAGGTTCAAGGTATCTCCCTTGGGCCTTTTGTCTTGGAAATGGATGATTTCGAATCTCCCAAAGGGGAGGGCGGACATACTCTTTTATTTTTTTACGTTATGGAATATGTGGAGGGGGTCGGAATCGAATCATTTTGCAGAAGAACGGTTCGCTCTCGGTTGGGGCTTTGATTTTGCAGCTTCTCTCCTTTCTTGCCCACATCCACGAGCATCAGGTGGTGTTTGGCGATTTGAAGGCGGAAAACTTGCTTGTTCATCCGCAAAAGGGAATCTTGCGCGTCATTGATTTCGGGGGAGTCACTCCGTTCGGAAAAGGAATCAGACAATATACCGCATGGTATGACCGGGCGCATTGGGGGATGGGTGCACGGCGAGCGGACGAGGCGTACGATTTGTTTGCGGTTGCGATGTTAATGCTACGTTTATGTAAGCCGGGCCTTGATATGGGATTGTTCGTTTCTGCTGATGTATCCCTCCGATGGAAAGAACTGATGACGAGAGCCCAACGATCGCCGGAGATCTCCATCTGGGGGCCGATTCTTGAACGAGCATGGGCAGGTAAGTATAAAAATGCATGGATGATGCATCGTGATGTGGAGCGGATCCAGAAAAGGATCATGATGGAACAATCGCCTGCCCGAAGGAACCGGACGAACGCTTTCTCATTCATGCCATCAGAGCGCTCCTTCTTTCAACGATGGGATATGACCGATTGGGCGTTGCTTGTCGCTATTCTTTTCACATTGTCTGTGTTTGTTCACGTTTTTGTAACCTTCTAGCCTGCGGAAGCACAAGGATGTGTCCGGGATGGGGAGAAAACAAGTTATAAGGGGAAATCAAGAAGGAATCCTGTGTGTGATCCTCGAACCAGTTTTTAGTTACCAACGATATCATCACATGTTGAAAGGCAGAGTGAATAGTGTCTGGACACATGAGAGAATCCTTACATGATTTAGAAACTACGATTCGAATCTGTCTGCAAGCGGGCAATCTGATGTTGAAAAATGGAGCGGAGACATCGCGCATCGAAGAAACGATCACCCGTCTGGGACTGGCATGTGGTGCAAATCACGTACATAGTTTTGTGACTCCAACGGGAATCTTTATCACTGTACATTCAAATGCGGGTGTGGTCTCAAGGGTGTATCGAATTATGGGATCCCCGGGGATCAATCTGTACAAAGTCGCCGAGGTGAATGCCCTATCCCGCCGTTTTGAACAAGGGGAGTGTACGGCTGACGAGGTGATCGAACGACTGCAAAGGATCGAAAGAGAAGGGACTGTTTTTCCGTGTTGGGTAACATATCTTGCAGCTGCCATATCCAGCGGAGGGTTTACCATAATGTTTGGCGGTTCGTGGCAGGATTTTCTACCGGGCGCTTGTGCAGGTTGGGTAGCTAACACGCTCATGGAAAACTTGGATCCGCGGATGCCCCGGTTTCTCGCCGTATTTTTTTGCGCATTTGTAAGCAGCCTACTGTCGATGATCTTTGTATTGATCGGTTTTGGCAAGAATATCGATAAAGTGATACTTGGCGGGGTGGTACCCTTGGTACCTGGACTCGCGATAACGAATGCGGTGAGGGACTTAATGGCGGGTGATCTTCTATCGGGTCTGGCGCGTTCGGCGGAAACCGTGCTCACCGCTTTTGCCATTGCAGTGGCGGTGGCCATTGTCATCGTCATGCGAATGTGGGGGTTTACGATATGATTCGTTTGGCAATGGCCTTTTTGGCAACTACTTCGTATGCGGTGATTTACAATGTTCCACGGCGAGCTTTGATTCCCGCAGGGTTTGTCGGTGCCATCGCCTGGTTGGTTCTCGTTGGTTCTCAACGATTGTTCGGTTTTAATGTAGTCGCAGCTTCTTTTTGCGCCGCTTTGGTTGTGGCTGTGAGCAGCGAACTGTTGGCACGTATTCAGCGGATTCCGGCAACGGTGTACTCTTTTGCCGGCATCGTAACCCTGGTTCCGGGAACCAGCGCGTTCGCTACCATGCGGGCGTTTATCGAAGGGGATTATTTTACCGGCCTTTCTCGCGGTACGGAAACGATGCTGATCGCCGGAGCGGTCGCATCGGGGCTCGTGTTGGCAGGTGCTTTTATGCGTTGGGGAAGGAGGGGGCGCTATGCTCTCGAAAGTCAAATGCACGATTGAAGAGCACCAGCTGCTTGCCTCCGGTGATCATGTCCTCGTGGCTGTCTCAGGCGGACCTGATTCCATGGTACTTCTATCCCTGTTGAAACAGTTGGCAGCAGAACTTTCCCTTACGTTGGCGGTTGGGCATGTGGAACACGGACTGCGAGGGGAAGAATCACGGGCAGATGCGGCTTTTGTCAAGGAGTATGCGGAAAAGCTGAATCTTCCCGTACATATTGGCAGCTTTGACGTTCCTTCAGTGGCGAGGGAAAAAGGATTGTCTTTCGAAGTAGCGGCCCGTGAGGTGCGTTACAAATATTTATGGGAAACTGCTCAATCGATCGGCGCGAATACCATTGCATTCGCCCATCATGCGAATGATCAAGTGGAGACGATCCTCATGCGTTTTTTGCGGGGAACGTCGCTGACCGGGCTAACGGGGATTCCGATCAGTCGTGAAATGGAAGGAATAAGGATCATCCGCCCGCTCTTATACATATGGAGAGACGAAATCGAATCCTATTGCCGGAAAGAGGGGATATCGTACCGCACAGACTCATCGAATATGTCTGTAATATATTTCCGCAATAAGATTCGCCTGAATCTGCTACCTCATTTGGAACATGAATATAATAAGAATATACACAAAACCATCTATCAGCTTGGAGAAATCTTGCGTGATGAAGATGCGTATATGGAACAAGAGGCCGCCAAGGCGTTGGAACGAGTTGCACTGGAAAGAAAACCTGGACGGTACACCCTTGACAATGACGCGATCCGGATGCTTCCGATTGCTTTACAACGACGTGTAATTAAACTAATATTATATTATCTGTCCGGACATACCAGGGAGTGGGAATCAGTTCATATTGAAGGAATTCGGAAACTGATTCAAAGTGATGCGCCAAATGCGGAGATGGATTTGGCACATCACATGCGGGTATATAGGGAATACCGCCTGATACATATCGCCTGCCAAGAAGATCAACGTTTGAAGCTTTCACAGGAGGTTTCACTTGCAATTCCCGGTGACACCGATATTCCAGAGTTGGGGATTCGTGTGAAAGCTCGAGTGATCGACGGGGCACACGCGAAACCGGACAGTCGATGGGAAGCGCGGTTTGATTTTGACGAGTTGGGAGGCCATCCTCTCTTCGTGCGTACACGTAGGGAAGGGGATATCATCCGGCCTTATGGGATGTCGGGCACGAAAAAGATCAAAGATTTGTTCATTGAAGCGAAAGTCCCGCGAAGGGAGCGTGACCGATGGCCACTTCTCATATGGAAAGATCAAATCGAATGGGTAATTGGAATCCGAAGGGGCAGGGGGGCTGTCGTGACCCCGAATACCCGACGAACCTTATGCATTCGTGTGACACTATCTAGGGGGTAGCGGGATTCTATGCAGAACGATATGCAGGAAATTTTGTTCTCTGAGGAGATGATCCAAGAGAAGGTTAAAGAGCTTGGAGAAGTGATCTCCCGTGAATATGAAGGAAAAAATCCGCTTGTTATATGCATTCTCAAAGGCGCTGTCATGTTTATGAGCGACTTGGTGAAAAGAATCACCATTCCGTTGGAAATGGACTTCATGGCGGTATCCAGCTACGGATCATCGACCAAATCCTCTGGGGTGGTGCGCATCCTTAAAGATTTGGATACAAGTGTGGAAGGCCGCCATGTCTTGATTGTAGAAGATGTAATCGACAGTGGATTGACGCTTTCTTATCTCCGCGATTCCCTTTTGCAGCGCAAAGCCGAGTCTGTAAGAATCGTGACGTTATTTGATAAACCTCACCGTCGCACCATAGACATCCGTCCGGATTTTTATGGGTTCACCGTTCCGGATAAATTCATTGTCGGGTATGGGCTAGATTTTGCGGAGAAATACCGCAACCTGCCTTATGTCGGTGTCTTGAAACCTGAGGTCTATCAAAACAAGTAAGAGAGGCGTGAGTTGATTACATGGTCAAGAAGGGTGAGCGAACGCCGTGACCGGGAGGAGGCAGGGAATGAACAGATTTTTCCGGAATGCCGGTTTTTATTTATTGATCTTTCTGGTAGTGGTCGGAATCGTTAATTTTATTACCGGCCAGGATCAGGAGCAAAAGGTGTTGCCTTTTAACGAATTCATGCAGGACGTACACAATGGCAACATCCAAAGCTTAGATGTAACTTCCGAGGGTCTAACCCTGAAGCTGCACGGAAAGCTCAAGAGCGGTGAAGAATTTACTTCACGTGCCCTATTCAGTGAAGCTTTCACGAAAGAATTGCAAAGTATGACGAATACCGTGAAGATCAACGAACCGCAGCGTGAGTCGGTTTGGTGGACCTTCCTTACATCCATTGTTCCGTTCGTCGTCATGTTTATCCTCTTCTTCTTCCTGTTCAACCAGGCTCAGGGCGGCGGCTCCAAAGTGATGAATTTCGGTAAGAGCCGTGCGAAGCTGTACACCGAAGAGAAGAAGAAAGTGACCTTCGACGATGTTGCAGGTGCCGATGAAGAGAAAAACGAGCTGGTGGAAGTCGTAGAATTTTTGAAAGATCCGCGAAAGTTTTCGGCACTGGGTGCGCGTATTCCCAAAGGCGTTTTGCTTGTAGGTCCTCCGGGTACCGGTAAAACGCTCTTGGCTCGAGCTGTGGCAGGTGAAGCGGGTGTACCTTTCTTCTCGATCTCCGGTTCCGACTTCGTGGAGATGTTTGTGGGTGTAGGTGCGTCGCGTGTGCGTGACCTCTTCGAAACAGCCAAGAAGAACGCGCCTTGCATCATCTTTATCGATGAAATTGATGCGGTCGGTCGTCATCGTGGCGCCGGTTTGGGCGGTGGACATGATGAAAGGGAACAGACGCTCAACCAATTGCTTGTTGAAATGGACGGATTTGCGGGGAATGAAGGAATTATCATCATCGCTGCAACCAACCGTCCGGATATACTCGACCCGGCGCTCTTGCGTCCCGGACGTTTTGACCGCCAGATAACAGTCGACCGGCCGGATGTGAAAGGTCGGGAAGCGATTCTTAAAGTACATGCCCGGAATAAACCGATCGGTCCTGATGTTACGTTAGAAGGGATCGCAAAAATGACCCCCGGCTTTACAGGGGCTGACCTGGAGAACTTGTTAAACGAAGCCGCGTTGCTTGCGGCTCGAAAGAATAAAAAAGTCATCGAGATGTCTGAGATCGACGAAGCGATCGACCGTGTGATCGCCGGTCCGGAAAAGAGATCGCGCGTTTACTCCGAGAAGGAAAAGAGATTGGTGGCATACCATG contains the following coding sequences:
- the tilS gene encoding tRNA lysidine(34) synthetase TilS — its product is MLSKVKCTIEEHQLLASGDHVLVAVSGGPDSMVLLSLLKQLAAELSLTLAVGHVEHGLRGEESRADAAFVKEYAEKLNLPVHIGSFDVPSVAREKGLSFEVAAREVRYKYLWETAQSIGANTIAFAHHANDQVETILMRFLRGTSLTGLTGIPISREMEGIRIIRPLLYIWRDEIESYCRKEGISYRTDSSNMSVIYFRNKIRLNLLPHLEHEYNKNIHKTIYQLGEILRDEDAYMEQEAAKALERVALERKPGRYTLDNDAIRMLPIALQRRVIKLILYYLSGHTREWESVHIEGIRKLIQSDAPNAEMDLAHHMRVYREYRLIHIACQEDQRLKLSQEVSLAIPGDTDIPELGIRVKARVIDGAHAKPDSRWEARFDFDELGGHPLFVRTRREGDIIRPYGMSGTKKIKDLFIEAKVPRRERDRWPLLIWKDQIEWVIGIRRGRGAVVTPNTRRTLCIRVTLSRG
- a CDS encoding vWA domain-containing protein, translated to MRGAHEIRQILLITDGCSNQGGDPVQIARMGKNYGVTVNVIGILNSGSSRWQGEREVYGIAEASGGMCRIVEIQELAGTMQMMTQQSMQMAIQRVVDRELLAILGGETNTLPPQKRIEVARLIQKVSDEVFLRLVLLLDVSASMDSKLPKVREAIHDLALSLDARAGEHEVAILTYPGTRGQLVTRVCDFCSFPDLNGLMNRLSAYGVTPTGPALQEAFHLFAETAGGIVRSSEESLMREDGKHGFFSSYIV
- the ftsH gene encoding ATP-dependent zinc metalloprotease FtsH, giving the protein MNRFFRNAGFYLLIFLVVVGIVNFITGQDQEQKVLPFNEFMQDVHNGNIQSLDVTSEGLTLKLHGKLKSGEEFTSRALFSEAFTKELQSMTNTVKINEPQRESVWWTFLTSIVPFVVMFILFFFLFNQAQGGGSKVMNFGKSRAKLYTEEKKKVTFDDVAGADEEKNELVEVVEFLKDPRKFSALGARIPKGVLLVGPPGTGKTLLARAVAGEAGVPFFSISGSDFVEMFVGVGASRVRDLFETAKKNAPCIIFIDEIDAVGRHRGAGLGGGHDEREQTLNQLLVEMDGFAGNEGIIIIAATNRPDILDPALLRPGRFDRQITVDRPDVKGREAILKVHARNKPIGPDVTLEGIAKMTPGFTGADLENLLNEAALLAARKNKKVIEMSEIDEAIDRVIAGPEKRSRVYSEKEKRLVAYHEAGHAVVGYFLEYADEVHKVTIIPRGMAGGYTVMLPKEDRWFMTKSEMLDKVAGLLGGRVAEELVLNEISTGAHNDLERATNIIRRMVTEYGMSDKLGPLQFGRHQGQPFLGRDFASEQNYSDAIAYEIDKEMREIMDQCYQRTREVLTKHREQLELLAQALLEKETLNKHEIEELMMKGSLEPKVTIHKQANEDTTKKDEANE
- the hpt gene encoding hypoxanthine phosphoribosyltransferase, with translation MQNDMQEILFSEEMIQEKVKELGEVISREYEGKNPLVICILKGAVMFMSDLVKRITIPLEMDFMAVSSYGSSTKSSGVVRILKDLDTSVEGRHVLIVEDVIDSGLTLSYLRDSLLQRKAESVRIVTLFDKPHRRTIDIRPDFYGFTVPDKFIVGYGLDFAEKYRNLPYVGVLKPEVYQNK
- a CDS encoding protein kinase domain-containing protein is translated as MQKNGSLSVGALILQLLSFLAHIHEHQVVFGDLKAENLLVHPQKGILRVIDFGGVTPFGKGIRQYTAWYDRAHWGMGARRADEAYDLFAVAMLMLRLCKPGLDMGLFVSADVSLRWKELMTRAQRSPEISIWGPILERAWAGKYKNAWMMHRDVERIQKRIMMEQSPARRNRTNAFSFMPSERSFFQRWDMTDWALLVAILFTLSVFVHVFVTF
- a CDS encoding threonine/serine exporter family protein — protein: MIRLAMAFLATTSYAVIYNVPRRALIPAGFVGAIAWLVLVGSQRLFGFNVVAASFCAALVVAVSSELLARIQRIPATVYSFAGIVTLVPGTSAFATMRAFIEGDYFTGLSRGTETMLIAGAVASGLVLAGAFMRWGRRGRYALESQMHD
- a CDS encoding threonine/serine exporter family protein is translated as MSGHMRESLHDLETTIRICLQAGNLMLKNGAETSRIEETITRLGLACGANHVHSFVTPTGIFITVHSNAGVVSRVYRIMGSPGINLYKVAEVNALSRRFEQGECTADEVIERLQRIEREGTVFPCWVTYLAAAISSGGFTIMFGGSWQDFLPGACAGWVANTLMENLDPRMPRFLAVFFCAFVSSLLSMIFVLIGFGKNIDKVILGGVVPLVPGLAITNAVRDLMAGDLLSGLARSAETVLTAFAIAVAVAIVIVMRMWGFTI